The Drosophila sechellia strain sech25 chromosome 2L, ASM438219v1, whole genome shotgun sequence region TGCCATAATTGGATGGCAGTAAATGATGTTTTCCGCAAAGGGTgttctacatacatacatccaTGCATACCCACCTCCATCCATCCGTACATGTGTATAGCGTCTTTTCTACGTAAACGTATCTATTGAGTGGAAGGATGTGTTCCCTTTGTCACTTTTACCAACTTTATGAGTGTCTGCCACCCAGTTCTTTCCAACTTTTCCCCCAAAGCGCAATTCCCAGCCTTATTTGCTCCACTTAGCCTGCCGTAGCCAAATGTAGGTGATGGCTTCCATATCAATATGCATATAGCCATCAGTCAGGCACTCATTCTATCAAGTCATCAGTTGGGCCGCCATCCGCAGTCCAATAAACAATGGAGAAGAAATAGGCTGAGCCGAGCAGGAAACTCGAATGGGGAACACCCTTACAGTGGTTTGTGCTTAAATCCAAGAAAGTCACGTCCCTTTGGAAATTTATGGATAACAAGAGGGTCTACATGACATAATTTGCATCGAGAATACTGCGCTGAATGTTACTTTTGGAATGCTCTATCTGGATAAGGGGGGTTTAAGTTGGTCTAGTTTTTAggagtatttatttaaatgttacCACACTATCCGATCCTTATTTGCCTCATAATGGATTTTAGTGGTCGGGGACCCCCCATGACAGAATTTACGATGTATGACCCATCATCAAAAGTGTTACGCACACGAGTTCTCACTTACAAGCATATATGCTTGGGGAACACATGTAAATATTcgattttatgcaaattcgtAACCTTTTCCATGTACATACAACAAAGCCACGGTTGGCGTGCCTTTGCAGAATTTCGGACTCGAGCTGGGACTACAGTTAGTCCCTTTTATTTCACCCATATCCCCCTGCCAGTGCTTTATGCATTTCCTCTGGCcgattttaaagtttaaaagtCAAGAAGCCGCGCGCTTTTTATGGCACATTTGCATGTCGGCTAAGGAGTTTTGGCCAGATCCAAACTTAGATTCCTATCGGGGTGCCAAAGCTAAATGTAAATAGTGCAAGGTGTAAGGGTATATCGCATGACATTGGGCGAGCCCTGTGAAACGGAAACGAAAATAGCTGAAAGATATCAGGATATAGGGCAAGTCAGGCCATCAAAGAAGGTGAAGGAGACCGAACCGGAATGGTATACCTTATTCTCGGTTTTCTAGGTGTAATTTTGTTTGTCTAAATTGCTATCGTAAAATGTGTATCGCGCGGACTAGAGGAACCACATTAGGCAAATTGAAGTGATGGCAGTATTGAaacaaattgattaaaaaagtCTGACTATCAAACAAACTATTGTAATCATTTGATTATGGTTCTTAATCGAGTTTCCACTGAAATTTAATCCGACTTTGGTTGGAAGCTAAACTtttgttaattgtttatttgctACCAGTCTACCGTCTATCAGTTGGTAATCTCCTTAATATTGATATTACTATGTAACATTTCTGATCTGAATTCGATTTGTCGTGTTACCGATTTTCCACCCTATTATAGTGGCGACATCTGTCGGCGATCGTGGATAATATTCTAACGGTGAAGTGTGATATCTTTCGGTCTCCACCGCTCTCTTTTCTTCTCCCTCTCTCGCACACTACTCCACTTATATTCTGAATAGAAGATCATTGCTAAATATAGCGGGAATATGCAATTAGCTACATTCATCCCCCTCCCCTGACATTAGTGACTCTTTGGAGTTGACTGAAACTACAACTCCCACGTGAAGACAacaatttcatatatattttttttatctatAACCATATGTATAAGCATACATCTGTGCATATAAGCATATGCACATAATCGGGCTTATCTGCTTCCGAGCTGTACATAAGAACGTAAAAAAGTAAACATAAAATGCGATAGAAAGCAACCTTCCCTTTTTCCAGTTGGAATTTGAGACCTAGCGATCTGGGCTAGGCTCCCGTTGGTCATTAGAAACAATGGACAAACAAACgagtttttatattttttcgaaTGACGTCACCAAGAATGACAACAAAAGGcggtttaaaaataaaagcaaagtcAATAGTATGTTtctttttagccaagttagtTAGTTGGAATTGGAAACGCGGTGTTAAGAGATTTTGCCGCGCTCGCATACCACAACAAAAACAGAGCGCACACAAATACACATGGTGATTACAACGCCAACAGCATTCACCTGTACCCCCTTACTCTCCCCCACCCCTTGCTAACCAACCCACCTTTCTCAAGCGCATGCGCTGACTCTCTCAAAAGCTGCTCCCTCTCACTCACTCCCTCGCTCTTTTGCACTTGTGCTTTGGCGGCTTTTTTGTGTGTCCCGCTCTAGCACTCCTCTCTGGTATTTTTGTGGATGTGCCTGTGTGGAGCATAAATAAAAGCAACCGACGCATTTTGCTACTAGAAACCCATAGAAATCGAAAAATAATACTGGGATGTACTGTGTACTGCGTAATCAAGTTTTTGGGTAAAAATTTCTGGACTATTTTCGGTGGCACTACACTGCACTACAAAAACAAAGTATGGGGGACTGgaagagagagggagagagagtgGGAGCCGTTACAATTACACAGTTTTTGTTGGTACGTGGCTGAAGAAAGTATTCAATGGGTTAGAGAGGGGGATACCAAAAACTAAGACGAAAACTCACCTAAATTGTGGATTCACACTGCCGTGTTGTTGTCACTACTGCTGCTTTGGATATTCACGAATGGATATTCGGGAAGAAGGGAAGACGTCGAATTTGGGAgagtcagcaacagcagcaccagctAATAACACCCACACCACGCTCCGCATAACACTGTACAATTTTGACAAACTTTACTCCCGAGTgggattttatatttttagtttttttttttttttggaaaaattttGTCAACGAAAATAATACATCGAATTTGTTGTCTCTGTCTGCTTAGGTTAACAACATTCTTAAATCGAGCTTTTGCACTTGTCTTCGATTTAAATATTGTAACGAGAAACGTATAAAGACAATCAGGCAGCGAAGAAAAGCTCTCTTCTGAGATAGTTAAAACAATAACATTataattgcactaatttttCACACCAAGCTATCATCGTGTTTTTTTTCCCCGGCGATTAATGTATTTTTTGATATTTCGAGTGCGAATGGGGAGCCCAGCGAACCGAGCAGTTGGAGATTCCGGAAAGTTGTGAGTTAATTGTTCATCTCGGTTCATTTTGCTAGACCAGGGCTTGAGAAACACACGAAAGTATCGATTAAGTGctcgatatttttttttgaaatgcgTTCCGTTACTTTTACATTCACCTGTACTTGAAAATGTATACATTTCTTAGACCAGAAACAAACTGAAAATTCTTAGTACAAACGAATTTTAAGCATTAAAAAGGAATTTAAGCGCAcgactatttttattttaagcagCTATGACAATTAGtgtaaaagtaattaaatggccttaaattaatttaatatattttagtttGATGTCGTAAAAACAATtcttaaatgtaaataaaagaatgtCCACCTTCGCTTATTTGCTTTATTTGAATACAAATATAaggatatttattttttaacggTACAAAAATATACGGCTTAGCGGTGACACGAACCACGATGtatttgaatatataagtAAATTGAATTCATAGTTTTTACATATAAACGCTAAAATTCATATTAAAGTGTTTAAATCTTTTATCTGAGACAAATAAAACATATCACAAGTCCAATTGGATTTATTATTGCTagcttatttatattatattgctAGCCAAATCTCTATTTCTGTGTATGGATTTTtggaaaagaaaaggaaatataaaagttaaacaaatttaaagaaaCAGCTCTATAAAATTCTATTATGTTTTTGAAATGTGTTCTCTTTACATTCGATTTAATAAGTCTTCCACTTTCGACGGCTATCGATCCTCTGTTATCGGAGCATCGCGAAGTATCGAGTACGGATTCCCCAATGAAGTTTGAAATCATTCTCGCGAGCGGATCTCTCGAAATCGGACGTTTTTCGAGTAGGCGCCGGGTCGAGTCGACGGCCTCAACTTGGAATTTTCTTTCCGATTGACTTGGAAAATAGCTTCTTCGtcgcgtgcgtgtgtgtgcatgtgtgtgcgcgGTGTGGAGTTTATAAAAAGAAGTCGAAAAGTGTTTGCCGCAtcaacgaaaataaaaacacccAAGAAGagtgtttgttgttttgtctGTATAACAGAAAACTGATTTACTCAACTTCACCTCCGCAAATCGATCAAGGACTAGATATAGATGCATCATATGTAGCTGAATTAAAGTATCCGGTAGGTAGGATGAATCTAAAGGAACCGATTTACAGTTAGTTTTTGGATCCACGCGTAGTTTTTACGCAGGTTTCAACAGCTGCATTCCCCCGTCTCGCTCGCTCCTTCTCCTTGCCTATTCTGTCTCTGTCTTGAGGTTTATCTTGTGgcctgtttttgttgttacttCACTTGCGTACTTCTATTTCCACTCCTTCGCATccgctgccgttgttgtttttcttgtgGCACACTGCCTCTTTTTATCGCCTCTCTGTTACGAACAGAAACTCAAGATAACTCCCAAAAACTCGAAGGGGCATGGATTTTAGATGCCTTTTAAGATCCCCAAATCGATTTATCGAATGGCGGGGTAAAtccaaaaaattaatataaattaatatcttaatatattaatcaattaaaaattaatattttatataaaggaaaccttttttaattttggaaACACAAATAATTTTTACAGGTATTAGTTCTTTTGAAAGATTTTTCCCGTTAGTTTTTTTCAGATTTTCAAAGTTTTTTGGTCGTACTATTTTAAAATAGAGAGGGGTTACTATTGTTAGATAGTTTTAAGTTATTTAAgttatatttcattttcgttATCTTGCTATCAATTATTTGTTATAGAAACCGTGCAAGTGAACATAAGCCTTTAATTAGAAAAAGATAATCTATGTCGATCTCTAGATTTTAGCAATGCATTTCTGTTTTCTACTAGATATTCTTATTTCAGTATTTCATAATTATCTCATATACTGTGGGAAATTTGTTAAGTTCCTTATAagcttatttaaaatattttccatctTGTGTCTCCATTTTCTAATCTTCTTCAAAAGTCACTCTATGTCACAGAGCAGAGCAAAGAGGCATTTGAATGCACAACTACTTGGCTAGGGAATTTTTGTAGATTAAGCATACAAACCCGAACATATAGAAACATGATGCCATAACGGCAAGCCAAGTGAATGACTGCATGTGGACTAAAAAAGTGCATTGCCAAgctgattttctttatttcagCGACCATGGAACGCGGCTAATTAAAATGTGAGCCGGGCCTGTCGCCTTGATGCAGATGTGCAGCCGACGAATTAATTTATCTAGATTGGATTGCGGACTGTGGGCAGAAAGGATTTAGTCGGTGTCTTCTAATTATAGCCGCTCTATCGCGGTCTGATCTCATATTTAGACGGTAGACTTCCACAACATGTGTGCTCCAGACCGAGAATTGAAATTCGGGGCTGGGGTTGGAATGGTGCATATGTGTACAGTGTAAACATACAGTGGTCAGTCGCGAAGAAAGTTTTAGTCTGCTAAGATATTAGCTTTGAACATAAAAGTTTCAGAACATTAAGATAAGAAGATAAATACAACTAACAGAGCAATTAGATCTTGTTCTAAATAAAAGCATTTGTACGAATTGAATCATTGGCATCAGAGATGTCAAATGAATTTGAGTTCCCACTGTCCACTGTCTGCATGAaatcatattttttatttgtatggTCAAATAAACTCTGTGTCTCGATGAAATTGGAAATATAAACAACGTCGCCCGGCAAAACTAAGAAAACATGAGCCACGGCAATTGTTCgagcaaatttttatgaactGGCTATACACAGATATGCACGAATACAAAATGTATATACAGACCCCTACACTTAGATACAGATATCTACACATCCAGCGAAGTCGAGAATCGTGGAGCGCTCCAATGCTCCATTAtttacccacacacacacacatatgtacattgtACGAACTCATATTCTTATAGTGTATTTGGCTTGTATGCCTGGTAAATTTACGTTTTGTTTCTTtacttatttgtttatttgccagTTTCCTCGGCGGCAAAACGAACGAAAACGAAATTAACCAACGCACAAAtagcaaacaacaaaatttaaacACACTCCAAGTAATTAAGTCTGGAGCGGAGTCGAAAACTTCCCATATCCCACAGAGCTCCCTagaaaaaatgtatctgtGAATGAACTCTTATCGGGGCAGttgaaattatgaaatatgTATTATTAGACTAGGGAGAGCAGCTAGCTCCATGTTTGGGTCTAGAAAATGTGTTGGTCTTAAAAACATGGGTTCTTATCTCACCGGCTCGTAGCTCAATATTTGATTCTCGATTTTGGTGGCCGACTTTTCCCTGCCCCGTCGAAATCTTCATGATAACAAGATAAAGGTCATCGAAACATTGTTCCTATTTCTAATATTTaatccttatacatatatatttaaaaaatgtatttacatATATGGGGCTTAAGTCTGATTCTGCTCATCATTTTTGAGAGAGAGATTCTGTATGATATGTCAATTTTTATAGCTTAAAAACGAAATTATACACAATTCTTCAATTGTATTCTGTGCGAGAATCCCGCGTACTACAAATGAATACTGATAAAAACAGCGATCCAACGCACCAGGCAACAACGGATTATGATTATGCTATGCCATTATCAGACCTTATATTGAGAGTAGTCGGATTGATAATAGGATCCATTCAGTTTCAGTTCGAGATTCGGTTTGCGTCTCAGTTTGTGCGTAAGATTCGTTGGGCGCGGATGCCTTTTTTTAATGGTACGAGacgaaaataaatagtttttttttctaattttgcTGTGTAGAAAATTAGAGCATCTCTGTTGATAAGCGGTTTACAGTGAGGACAGAAGCGTGAAGTTTGTTTAGAGAGTAAAACTGAAAGCAAaggaaaattattaataaagcAATCTGTTGATTTTTCAGCTACAGGACTAATTGAAAAATGACACAATGAATTAATAaatgtttgatcaaaataaGGAAGAGAGCCGTGGTTAAGTAAGTAGCAAAACACTATTTTCAATGATCTAATAATAGTTGGTGGAATTCATAAGTGTTGATCACTGTTAATTTGGAGAACTGATGAAAACTGATACTTGAATCACCAACTTTTTTGGAATTATATGGATAATGCTAACTTTTACaaactaaaattaattttcttagATATTCATACTGAGGATCACGTGGACAAGTGTAAGAGATCCCCTTAAAAACGaacgaaaagaaaagcaaCTGATTAAAGTCCCGGCCGGAAGTGCCCCAGTGGAACGCGACCCCAACAACTGAGAGCCAGATCGAGATGTTGGAGCTGCGGCTTATCGTGGTCATTGTGCTCGCCCTGCTCAGCTGGCAGTGGGACCCAGTGGACTCCCAAAGACCGCCCCAGCATGGCCGACGCGATCGGCCGAAATATCCGCCAAACAAGTTTATCAAGACACATCCATGCGAGAGATCCTCCTGCTACCCGGCAACGGGTAATCTTCTGATCGGCAGAGAAAACCGCCTGACTGCCAGTTCCACGTGTGGTCTGCACTCGCCGGAGAGATTCTGCATCCTGTCCCATCTGCAGGATAAGAAGTGTTTCCTTTGCGACACGCGTGAGGAGACCAAGCACGATCCGTACAAGAATCATCGCATCGGCCAGATTATATATAAAACCAAGCCGGGCACCAACATACCCACCTGGTGGCAGTCCGAGAATGGCAAGGAAAACGCTACCATTCAACTGGATCTGGAGGCGGAGTTTCACTTCACCCATTTGATCATAACCTTCACCACCTTCCGACCAGCGGCTATGTACATCGAGAGATCCTTTGATTTCGGACAGACGTGGCACATCTACAGATATTTCGCCTACGACTGCAAGGAATCCTTCCCGGGAGTGCCCACTGTCTTGGAAAATATCACCGATGTCATGTGCACATCGAGGTATTCCAACGTGGAGCCCTCGAGGAATGGTGAAGTGATCTTTAGGGTGCTGCCACCGAACATCAACGTTACCGATCCCTATGCGGAGCACGTGCAGAATCAGCTGAAGATGACCAATCTGAGGATCCAGATGACGAAGCTCCACAAGCTGGGAGACAATCTTTTGGATAGCAGGCTGGAGAACGAGGAGAAGTACTACTATGGCATCTCCAACATGGTGGTTCgcggctcctgctcctgctacGGCCACGCCTCACAGTGTCTACCATTGGATCCCGCGTTTTCCCAGGCGGACAATGAAGATGGaatggtgcatggccgttgtGAGTGTACCCACAACACCAAGGGAATGAATTGCGAAGAGTGCGAGGATTTCTTCAACGATCTCCCATGGAAACCCGCTTTTGGAAAGAAAACGAATGCCTGTAAGAAGTGTGAGTGCAACGATCACGCCGTTAGCTGTCACTTCGATGAGGCTGTCTTCACTGCGTCCGGTTTCGTTTCCGGCGGAGTGTGCGACAATTGCTTGCACAATACCCGGGGTCAGCATTGCGAGGAGTGCATGCCGTACTTCTACCGCGATCCAGAGCAGGATATAACGTCCGAAAGGGTTTGCCAGCCCTGTGACTGCGATCCTCAAGGTTCGTCGGACGACGGCATCTGTGACTCCCTAAATGAACTGGAGGAGGGAGCAGTAGCAGGAGCCTGCCATTGCAAGGCCTTTGTCACGGGACGTCGTTGTAATCAGTGCAAGGATGGTTACTGGAATCTGCAGTCGGATAACCCCGAGGGCTGCGAGCCGTGCACCTGCAACCCCCTGGGTACACTGAACAACTCCGGATGCGTTATGCGCACCGGAGAGTGCAAGTGTAAGAAATATGTGACGGGCAAGGACTGTAACCAGTGTATGCCGGAGACCTATGGTCTTTCGGAATCTCCGGAGGGTTGCTCTCTGTGTAACTGCAATGCTGGTGGATCCTACGATAATTACTGCGATGTCATAAGTGGTCAGTGTCGCTGCAGGCCCCACATGACAGGAAGGTCCTGTTCGCAGCCGAAGCAGAATTACTTCATTCCCTTGCTACCCGAGGTTCATGAAGCAGAGGTGGTGGACGAGTGCATCTCCTATGGCGCCAATGGTAACTGCAGCCTGGTAGCCGAAACTCCGGATGGCAGTTTCACGGGCATTGGTTTCACCAGGGTTCCTGAGAACTCGGAACTGGTGTTCACGGTCGGAGATATTCCTCGATCCATGCCCTACGATGCGGTTATACGGTACCAGAGCACTTCTCGAGGAGATTGGGAGAACGCCTTTATCACTCTCGTCAGACCCGATCAAGTGGATCCTGAAGGAGGATGCGGTGAACTAGCTGCAGCAACTTCATCGGAAACCGGGATTCCGTTCTCCCTTCCTGATCGCAGCCGTCAGGTTGTTGCTCTGAATGAAGTCTGCTTGGAAGCTGGAAAGGTTTATAAGTTCCGGATTTACTTTGAGCGAAAGCGACACGATGTGGACAGTCCCACAGCGACGATCTTGGTGGATTCTCTTACCCTCATTCCCCGCATCGATGTAACGCCCATCTTCCAAGGATCCGTTCTGGCTGATATTCGCAAAAAGGATTACGAAAAATACAATTGCAAATCCTCTTTGTACAATATGAACTACAAGTCCGATCCTAAATGTCAAAACCTGGACAATATCCTCAGTGTATTTGTCCACGATGGAGCCAGCATGTGTAACTGCAATCCCACCGGATCGCTGAGCAAGGTGTGCGAATCCAATGGAGGTTACTGCCAATGTAAGCCCAATGTGGTGGGCAGGCAGTGCGATCAGTGTGCTCCGGGCACCTATGGTTTTGGTCCCGAAGGCTGCAAGGCTTGCGATTGCAACAGCATCGGATCGAAGGATAACAACTGCGACCTGATCACCGGCCAGTGCCAGTGTGTGCCGAATACTTACGGCAGGGAGTGTAATCAGTGCCAGCCGGGCTATTGGAACTTCCCCGAGTGCAGAGTGTGCCAGTGCAATGGTCATGCGGCCACGTGTGATCCCATTCAAGGAAACTGTATAGATTGTCAggtaataatatataatacagAATATCTTACATGTACCTAatgaactttttaaatttgcttctcTTACCACCAGGACTCGACCACGGGCTATAGCTGTGACAGCTGTTTGGACGGATATTATGGAAACCCACTTTTCGGCAGTGAGATCGGATGCCGACCATGTCGCTGCCCGGAGACGGTGGCCAGTGGCATGGCCCACGCAGATGGCTGCTCTCTGGACACACGGAACAATAACATGTTGTGCCACTGCCAGGAGGGATATTCCGGCTCCCGTTGCGAGATCTGTGCGGACAACTTCTTTGGCAATCCGGACAACGGTGGTAGCTGCTCCAAGTGCGAGTGCAGCAACAATGTCGATCTTTATGACACTGGAAACTGTGATCGGCAGACGGGAGCTTGTCTAAAGTGCTTGTATCAGACGACTGGCGATCACTGCGAGCTCTGCAAGGATGGATTCTTTGGGGACTCACTGCAGCAGAATTGCCAGCAGTGCGAATGCGATATCCTCGGAACGAATAACACCATAGCTCATTGCGATCGTTTTACGGGTCAATGCCCCTGCTTGCCGAATGTCCAGGGTGTGCGTTGCGATCAGTGTGCCGAGAACCACTGGAAGATTGCCTCTGGAGAGGGATGCGAAAGCTGCAACTGCGATCCAATTGGAGCTCTCCATGAACAGTGTAATTCCTACACCGGACAATGCCAGTGCAAGCCAGGATTTGGTGGCAGGGCATGTAATCAGTGCCAGGCTCATTACTGGGGCAATCCCAACGAGAAGTGCCAGCCGTGCGAGTGCGATCAATTTGGAGCTGCTGACTTCCAGTGCGACC contains the following coding sequences:
- the LOC6611578 gene encoding laminin subunit beta-1 gives rise to the protein MLELRLIVVIVLALLSWQWDPVDSQRPPQHGRRDRPKYPPNKFIKTHPCERSSCYPATGNLLIGRENRLTASSTCGLHSPERFCILSHLQDKKCFLCDTREETKHDPYKNHRIGQIIYKTKPGTNIPTWWQSENGKENATIQLDLEAEFHFTHLIITFTTFRPAAMYIERSFDFGQTWHIYRYFAYDCKESFPGVPTVLENITDVMCTSRYSNVEPSRNGEVIFRVLPPNINVTDPYAEHVQNQLKMTNLRIQMTKLHKLGDNLLDSRLENEEKYYYGISNMVVRGSCSCYGHASQCLPLDPAFSQADNEDGMVHGRCECTHNTKGMNCEECEDFFNDLPWKPAFGKKTNACKKCECNDHAVSCHFDEAVFTASGFVSGGVCDNCLHNTRGQHCEECMPYFYRDPEQDITSERVCQPCDCDPQGSSDDGICDSLNELEEGAVAGACHCKAFVTGRRCNQCKDGYWNLQSDNPEGCEPCTCNPLGTLNNSGCVMRTGECKCKKYVTGKDCNQCMPETYGLSESPEGCSLCNCNAGGSYDNYCDVISGQCRCRPHMTGRSCSQPKQNYFIPLLPEVHEAEVVDECISYGANGNCSLVAETPDGSFTGIGFTRVPENSELVFTVGDIPRSMPYDAVIRYQSTSRGDWENAFITLVRPDQVDPEGGCGELAAATSSETGIPFSLPDRSRQVVALNEVCLEAGKVYKFRIYFERKRHDVDSPTATILVDSLTLIPRIDVTPIFQGSVLADIRKKDYEKYNCKSSLYNMNYKSDPKCQNLDNILSVFVHDGASMCNCNPTGSLSKVCESNGGYCQCKPNVVGRQCDQCAPGTYGFGPEGCKACDCNSIGSKDNNCDLITGQCQCVPNTYGRECNQCQPGYWNFPECRVCQCNGHAATCDPIQGNCIDCQDSTTGYSCDSCLDGYYGNPLFGSEIGCRPCRCPETVASGMAHADGCSLDTRNNNMLCHCQEGYSGSRCEICADNFFGNPDNGGSCSKCECSNNVDLYDTGNCDRQTGACLKCLYQTTGDHCELCKDGFFGDSLQQNCQQCECDILGTNNTIAHCDRFTGQCPCLPNVQGVRCDQCAENHWKIASGEGCESCNCDPIGALHEQCNSYTGQCQCKPGFGGRACNQCQAHYWGNPNEKCQPCECDQFGAADFQCDRETGNCVCHEGIGGYKCNECARGYIGQFPHCSPCGECFNNWDLILSALEDATTATILRAKEIKQVGATGAYTSEFSELDKKLQHIRNLLQNTSVSLVDIEKLDNETQSLRDQLQASHGRLSETEQNLDNIYNSLSLSGVELESLQNHSRLVQQLSKELKENGIQLQESNIEGALNLTRHAYERVSNLSTLKDEANELASNTDRNCKRVENLSKMIQAKADDLANNDKLIADYRAELTSLTSQIPELNNQVCGKAGDPCDSLCGGAGCGHCGGFLSCEHGAKTHSEEALKVARDAETAITSKKDQADKTIRALTQAKLNASEAYEKAKRGFEQSDRYLNQTNANIKLAENLFLALNNFQENKTASPSESKELAQKTLDLDLKLEPEEIETLGDQINRAVSSLKNVEAIIYKTKPDLDRVNNLQSIANSTKEKADKILDSANSVVESLAAADESQGKAKDAIQQANSNIELAGQDLEKIDVETYSAEAPANNTAQEVEKLAKKVQKLQNNIMKNDRDAKEITKEAGSVKLEAMRARGEANNLQSATSATNQTLSDRASRSENARERAKQLLQRASKLTVDTNAKLKDLNDLQTVYLTKNQQLLRLQAEIGPLNKELNEHLIHIKERGSHYRQCYT